One window of Pseudochaenichthys georgianus chromosome 18, fPseGeo1.2, whole genome shotgun sequence genomic DNA carries:
- the LOC117463338 gene encoding zona pellucida sperm-binding protein 1-like, with the protein MKLIFSFLAVALLGCLADAQHGKDPHQPTTPPKWSPPPHPTTPPKWSPPPHPTTPPKWSPPPHPTTPPKWSPPPHPTTPPKWNGPQQLQQHDPHSKQWSQQPTTPPKWSPPPHPTTPPKWIPPQQTATPPKWNQPQQPQKTHQTLQHDPHTKQSQWAQPPHQPQHPHQPQHPHQPHKPHQPHKPHLPHQPYPPHHPHHPHHPHHPHHPHHPHHPHYPHQPHKPHLPHLPHQPYPPHQPQHPHQPQHPHQPHHDFQNKQPVWHQPPATPPKWIPSHPPQHPATPPKWIPSHPPQHPATPPKWIPSHPPQHPATPPKWIPSHPPQHPATPPKWIPSHPPQHPATPPKWIPSHPPQHPATPPKWKKPPQPHHDQHTKHPKITHEPQQTCEVADNQKIPCGAPGISTEHCEAINCCYGGHMCYYGKSVTLQCTKDGQIIVVVAKDATLPNLDLETVFFLGGGDACNPVDTNSAFAIYQFPVTACGTVLNKEEPGVIIYENRMSSSYEVAIGPNGAITRDSQYELRVQCRYIGTAIEALVIEVGKLPPPPPVAAPGPLRVELVLANGECSVKGCVEEEVAYNSFYVDADYPVTKVLRDSVYVEVRILERTDPNIVLTLGKCWATTSPHPHSLPQWDLLIDGCPYRDDRYLTALVPVDASSGLMYPTHHRRFVFKMFTFVSGGDVKQQALIPLNEKVYIHCDAAVCQPSGGDSCQPNCYRSRRDVSVQKASREETTVVSSKELVFIP; encoded by the exons ATGAAGttgattttttcttttttggcaGTTGCCCTGCTTGGCTGTCTGGCTGATGCTCAACATGGAAAGGATCCCCATCAGCCAACAACTCCCCCTAAATGGAGCCCACCTCCGCATCCAACAACCCCACCTAAATGGAGCCCACCTCCGCATCCAACAACCCCACCTAAATGGAGCCCACCTCCGCATCCAACAACCCCACCTAAATGGAGCCCACCTCCGCATCCAACAACCCCACCTAAATGGAACGGACCTCAGCAGCTTCAGCAGCATGATCCGCATTCTAAACAGTGGTCTCAGCAGCCAACAACCCCACCTAAATGGAGCCCACCTCCGCATCCAACAACCCCACCTAAATGGATCCCACCTCAGCAGACAGCAACTCCCCCTAAATGGAACCAACCTCAGCAGCCTCAGAAGACTCATCAGACTCTGCAGCATGATCCGCATACTAAACAGTCACAGTGGGCTCAGCCGCCTCATCAGCCCCAGCACCCTCATCAGCCCCAGCACCCTCATCAGCCTCATaagcctcatcagcctcataAGCCTCATCTGCCTCATCAGCCTTATCCGCCTCATCACCCCCATCACCCTCATCACCCCCATCACCCTCATCACCCTCATCACCCTCATCACCCTCATTACCCTCATCAGCCTCATAAGCCTCATCTGCCTCATCTGCCTCATCAGCCTTATCCGCCTCATCAGCCCCAGCACCCTCATCAGCCCCAGCACCCTCATCAGCCTCATcatgattttcagaataaacagCCAGTGTGGCATCAGCCGCCAGCAACTCCCCCTAAATGGATCCCATCTCATCCGCCTCAGCACCCAGCAACTCCCCCTAAATGGATCCCATCTCATCCGCCTCAGCACCCAGCAACTCCCCCTAAATGGATCCCATCTCATCCGCCTCAGCACCCAGCAACTCCCCCTAAATGGATCCCATCTCATCCGCCTCAGCACCCAGCAACTCCCCCTAAATGGATCCCATCTCATCCGCCTCAGCACCCAGCAACTCCCCCTAAATGGATCCCATCTCATCCGCCTCAGCACCCAGCAACTCCCCCTAAATGGAAAAAACCTCCGCAGCCTCATCATGATCAGCATACTAAACATCCAAAGATTACTCACGAGCCTCAGCAAACTTGTGAAGTTGCTGACAATCAAAAGATACCGTGTGGAGCTCCTGGAATCTCTACTGAACATTGTGAAGCTATAAACTGCTGCTATGGTGGACACATGTGCTATTATGGAAAATCTG TGACCCTTCAGTGCACCAAGGATGGTCAAATCATCGTGGTGGTGGCCAAAGACGCCACCCTACCCAACCTCGATTTAGAGACAGTTTTCTTCCTTGGAGGTGGCGACGCCTGCAATCCTGTTGACACTAATTCAGCCTTTGCCATCTACCAGTTCCCTGTCACTGCCTGTGGCACTGTCCTGAATAAG GAGGAGCCTGGCGTTATAATCTATGAGAACCGGATGTCCTCCTCTTATGAAGTCGCTATTGGACCCAACGGAGCCATCACCAGGGACAGTCAATACga GCTGCGTGTCCAGTGTAGATACATTGGCACCGCAATTGAGGCTCTAGTTATCGAGGTTGGCAAACTTCCTCCACCACCCCCAGTGGCAGCTCCAGGACCCCTGCGCGTGGAGCTagtgctggccaatggagagtGTTCAGTCAAGGGATGTGTGGAAG aagaggtggccTACAACTCCTTTTACGTTGACGCTGACTACCCCGTCACAAAGGTTCTCAGAGACTCTGTGTATGTGGAAGTCCGTATTCTGGAGAGGACTGATCCCAACATTGTATTGACTCTTGGAAAATGCTGGGCAACTACGAGTCCCCACCCTCATAGTCTCCCTCAATGGGACTTGCTGATTGATGG CTGCCCATACCGTGATGACCGCTATCTGACCGCTCTGGTCCCTGTGGACGCTTCATCAGGACTCATGTACCCAACCCATCACAGGCGTTTTGTTTTCAAGATGTTCACGTTTGTATCCGGTGGAGATGTAAAGCAACAGGCTCTGATTCCTCTCAACGAAAAG GTGTATATCCACTGTGATGCAGCCGTGTGTCAACCGTCTGGCGGAGACAGTTGTCAACCTAATTGCTACAGAAGCA GGAGAGACGTGTCTGTCCAGAAAGCCTCCAGAGAAGAGACCACTGTTGTTAGCAGTAAGGAGCTGGTCTTCATTCCGTAA
- the LOC117463340 gene encoding zona pellucida sperm-binding protein 3-like, whose translation MVIQSTVVCLVALALLGSLCHAQYDGYKPATPYQKPATRQEPVKQPQQIKQTYERPLTWVYPADPTPDPEVVVPFELRFPVAAASVAVECRESIAHVEAKKDLFGIGQFINPADITLGNCAPVAEDNAAQVLIFETELQNCLSTLTVTEDHLIYSFTLNYDPTPLADALVVRTSRAAVIVECHYPRKHNVSSLALDPLWIPFSAVKVSEEFLYFTLRLMTDGWQNERPSFQYYLGDIINIEAVVKQFFHVPLRVYVERCVATIAPDMNSLPCYVFIENNGCLVDARITGSSSKFMPRTAENKLRFQLEAFRFQNAESGLLYITCHLKATSTLCPIDAEHRACSFINGWKEASGQDPACASCATGEFGGNPAVGTVANTVQTHGRKIRDVSQSESNVFEWEGDVTLGPIPIGERVIA comes from the exons ATGGTGATACAGTCCACTGTTGTGTGCCTTGTGGCACTGGCCTTGTTAGGCAGCTTATGTCATGCTCAATATGATGGTTACAAGCCGGCAACACCATACCAGAAGCCAGCAACGAGACAGGAGCCTGTCAAACAGCCTCAACAGATTAAGCAGACATATGAAAGACCTCTCACCTGGGTATACCCTGCTGACCCCACGCCTGACCCTGAAGTCGTGGTGCCTTTCGAGTTGAGATTTCCTGTTGCTGCTGCAAGTGTTGCTGTCGAGTGCAGAGAGAGTATTGCTCACGTGGAAGCCAAGAAGGACTTGTTTGGGATTGGCCAATTTATCAACCCTGCCGACATTACCCTGGGAAACTGTGCCCCTGTCGCAGAGGACAATGCTGCTCAAGTGTTGATTTTTGAGACAGAACTGCAAAACTGTCTTAGCACATTAACC GTGACAGAAGATCACCTTATCTACAGCTTCACTCTGAACTATGATCCCACACCTCTGGCCGATGCTCTTGTGGTGAGGACCAGCAGAGCTGCAGTAATTGTGGAATGCCACTACCCAAG GAAGCACAATgtgagcagccttgctcttgacCCCTTGTGGATCCCATTCTCTGCAGTTAAGGTATCAGAGGAATTCCTTTACTTCACCTTGAGACTCATGACTG ATGGCTGGCAAAACGAGAGACCAAGCTTCCAGTATTACCTGGGAGACATCATAAATATAGAGGCTGTTGTCAAGCAGTTCTTCCACGTGCCCCTCCGTGTCTATGTGGAGAGATGCGTAGCCACCATTGCACCTGACATGAACTCATTACCTTGCTATGTCTTCATTGAAAACAATGG GTGTTTGGTTGATGCAAGGATCACAGGCTCTAGCTCTAAGTTCATGCCTCGCACTGCAGAGAACAAGCTTCGGTTCCAGTTGGAGGCCTTCAGGTTCCAGAACGCTGAGAGTGGACTG CTCTACATTACATGCCACCTGAAAGCTACATCCACTTTATGTCCCATCGATGCTGAACATAGAGCTTGTTCCTTCATCAATGG GTGGAAAGAGGCCAGCGGACAGGATCCAGCTTGTGCCTCCTGTGCAACTGGTGAATTTGGAGGAAATCCAGCAGTTGGGACTGTCGCCAACACCGTTCAGACTCATGGAAGGAAGATCCGTGATGTGTCCCAAAGTGAAAGTAACG TTTTCGAATGGGAAGGTGATGTCACCCTGGGCCCCATCCCCATTGGAGAGAGGGTTATCGCTTAA